In one window of Drosophila ananassae strain 14024-0371.13 chromosome XR, ASM1763931v2, whole genome shotgun sequence DNA:
- the LOC6505222 gene encoding exosome complex component rrp45, with translation MFMNSNLFEPGKSKAEKNFVQQAVKQNHRLDGRRSNECRDVQLTFGADWGTVAVTLGETKVLAQVSSDIGVPTTARANEGKLQLNVNIGGVAFLDEAQSTHDQRFLTLNSLLERTFRSSRCLDLESLCVAAEQHVWCVRVDINVLNHDGNLYDASTIATLAALMHYRRPDVTFAEDELRIYTEKEREFQPLLFLHYPVSVTYCIYKSSSQPIVDPSLLEENAADSVIVLSFNSYKELCTLNAGGSAPTNVRTIMQCARNAATRSKALVDFIRKALVLDEEQRSKGSGQVPGLVGLISEAAHKMSFHQLMKDELDKERATTEDSQMEVDEQPPEQAVVSVAQDDVKKEKPKQEKETPMDDSSWLPEESTPATVPAPKAGKTKQNRNKNKGNKKQHSKKPQNESDSEEETKPVI, from the exons ATGTTTATGAACTCAAATCTATTTGAGCCCGGGAAATCCAAGGCGGAGAAGAACTTTGTCCAGCAGGCGGTGAAGCAGAACCACAGGCTCGATGGAAGGCGCTCCAACGAGTGCCGCGACGTGCAGCTAACCTTCGGTGCGGATTGGGGCACAGTGGCGGTTACTCTGGGCGAGACCAAGGTACTGGCCCAGGTGAGCTCCGACATCGGCGTCCCAACAACAGCCCGGGCCAACGAGGGCAAGCTCCAGCTGAACGTGAACATCGGCGGTGTGGCGTTTCTTGACGAAGCGCAGAGCACTCATGACCAGCGATTCCTCACCTTAAACTCCCTGCTGGAGCGCACGTTCCGCAGCTCCAGGTGCCTGGACTTGGAGTCGTTGTGCGTGGCTGCCGAGCAGCATGTGTGGTGTGTCCGAGTGGACATAAATGTCCTCAATCACGATGGAAATCTTTATG ATGCCAGCACTATAGCCACCCTGGCAGCATTGATGCACTACCGCCGGCCGGATGTGACATTTGCGGAGGACGAGCTGCGGATCTACACCGAAAAGGAGCGGGAATTCCAGCCCCTGCTCTTCCTGCACTATCCCGTCAGTGTTACGTACTGTATTTACAAGAGCAGCTCCCAGCCGATAGTGGATCCGTCGCTTCTCGAGGAGAACGCCGCCGATTCGGTGATTGTCCTTAGCTTTAATTCGTACAAGGAGCTGTGCACCCTGAACGCCGGAGGCAGTGCACCCACAAACGTACGCACCATTATGCAGTGCGCCCGGAATGCAGCCACTCGGTCCAAGGCCCTGGTGGATTTCATACGCAAAGCTTTAGTCCTAGACGAGGAGCAGAGGTCGAAGGGGAGTGGACAGGTCCCGGGACTAGTGGGTCTGATCAGTGAGGCGGCGCACAAGATGAGCTTCCACCAACTGATGAAGGACGAGCTGGACAAGGAGCGTGCCACGACAGAAGATTCGCAAATGGAGGTGGACGAGCAGCCTCCAGAACAGGCGGTGGTGTCAGTGGCCCAAGACGATGTTAAGAAGGAGAAGCCCAAGCAAGAAAAGG AGACGCCGATGGACGACAGCAGCTGGCTGCCGGAGGAGAGCACCCCGGCGACTGTTCCCGCACCCAAAGCGggaaaaaccaaacaaaatcgAAATAAGAACAAgggaaacaaaaaacaacattcGAAAAAACCACAAA ATGAAAGCGATTCAGAGGAGGAGACCAAGCCGGTTATCTAG
- the LOC6505043 gene encoding histone deacetylase complex subunit SAP30 homolog, which produces MNNGFSTGEEDSRGHTDQTCCLIDDMERCRNQAGYASYSKRIQKTVAQKRLKLSSDPSAQHIYICDHHKERIQSVRTKRRRKDSEDDSNETDTDLHEFPDLYQLGVSTLRRYKRHFKVQTRQGMKRAQLADTIMKHFKTIPIKEKEIITFFVYMVKMGSNKLDQKNGIGNDTT; this is translated from the exons ATGAACAACGGATTCAGCACCGGCGAGGAGGACAGTCGCGGCCACACGGACCAGACTTGCTGCCTTATCGATGACATGGAGAGGTGTCGCAACCAGGCCGGCTATGCCAGCTACTCCAAGCGCATCCAGAAAACGGTGGCCCAAAAGCGGCTAAAACTTAGCAGTGATCCCAGTGCCCAGCACATATACATCTGTGACCATCACAAGGAGCGCATCCAGTCGGTGAGGACTAAGCGGCGGCGCAAGGACAGCGAGGACGATAGCAACGAGACGGATACCGATCTGCACGAGTTCCCCGATCTCTATCAATTGGGCGTTAGTACGCTGCGTCGCTACAAGCGCCACTTCAAGGTCCAAACCCGACAGGGCATGAAGCGAGCACAGCTGGCGGAT ACCATTATGAAGCACTTTAAGACAATACCCATCAAGGAGAAGGAGATTATCACATTCTTTGTGTATATGGTAAAGATGGGCTCGAATAAGTTGGATCAGAAGAATGGCATTGGCAATGACACCACCTGA
- the LOC6505044 gene encoding UPF0472 protein C16orf72 homolog: protein MQQQQESGGEESWLEEQYHREIHGQQDEYEREYVRQRDNNLSTVYGAFQDSATAVAQLYRERSSNTFSSDTGALWLPFQTAAGTVTTLYKESCDGLKRTSDAAIQCGYQRRTRELADWARSKKRRMIRREDLLAYLAGKPLPPSNANPHANRRSPKPEHHQSGSGGSGLGFHSSGLGLPGGPPTAAGGQSHLLSAGAGGGGGGGQTGGAAAAAGGIGDDLHTFKEALVLRPRGPELFAFVANEIARHCKRPGSPIDDKMDICHYSSKRQRFM, encoded by the exons atgcagcaacagcaggagTCTGGCGGCGAGGAGAGCTGGCTGGAGGAGCAATACCATCGCGAGATCCACGGCCAGCAAGATGAATACGAGCGGGAGTATGTGCGTCAGCGGGACAACAATCTGAGCACCGTCTATGGAGCATTCCAGGATTCGGCCACCGCCGTTGCCCAGCTCTACAGAG AGCGCTCATCCAACACATTTTCCTCAGATACAGGCGCCCTTTGGCTCCCCTTCCAGACCGCAGCTGGCACTGTGACAACTCTCTACAAAG AATCATGTGATGGTCTCAAACGCACCAGCGATGCCGCCATTCAGTGTGGCTACCAAAGACGCACACGCGAGCTGGCCGATTGGGCGCGCAGCAAAAAACGCAGGATGATTAGGCGCGAGGACCTGTTGGCCTATCTGGCCGGAAAACCCCTACCGCCATCCAACGCCAATCCACATGCCAATCGTCG GTCACCGAAACCAGAGCACCATCAGAGTGGCAGCGGTGGTTCTGGCCTAGGATTTCACAGCTCAGGACTGGGTTTGCCCGGTGGTCCGCCGACAGCCGCTGGAGGACAATCACATTTGCTGTCGGCTGGAgccggtggcggcggcggcggaggtCAGACaggtggagctgctgccgccgccggtGGTATCGGTGATGATTTGCACACGTTTAAGGAGGCCTTGGTTCTGCGTCCACG tggcCCAGAGCTGTTTGCATTTGTTGCCAATGAAATAGCGCGCCATTGCAAGCGTCCCGGCAGTCCCATCGACGACAAAATGGACATATGCCACTATAGTAGTAAACGACAGCGCTTCATGTAA